Proteins encoded together in one Etheostoma cragini isolate CJK2018 chromosome 11, CSU_Ecrag_1.0, whole genome shotgun sequence window:
- the LOC117953125 gene encoding ADP-ribosylation factor-like protein 4C: protein MGNSFSNVSAFQSLHIVMLGLDSAGKTTVLYRLKFNEFVNTVPTIGFNTEKIKLSNGTAKGISCHFWDVGGQEKLRPLWKSYSRCTDGIIYVVDSVDVDRLEEAKTELHKVTKFAENQGTPLLVIANKQDLPKSLAVADIEKQLALHELAPATAYHIQPACAIIGEGLQEGMDKLYEMILKRRKSLKQKKKR from the coding sequence ATGGGCAACAGCTTTTCCAACGTCTCTGCCTTCCAGTCTCTTCACATCGTCATGCTGGGCCTGGACTCTGCGGGGAAGACCACGGTCTTGTACAGACTCAAATTCAACGAGTTTGTGAACACGGTTCCCACGATCGGGTTCAACACGGAGAAGATCAAGCTGAGCAACGGCACGGCGAAGGGCATCAGCTGTCACTTCTGGGACGTCGGGGGCCAGGAGAAACTGCGGCCCCTGTGGAAGTCCTACAGCCGCTGCACCGATGGCATCATTTACGTGGTGGACTCCGTGGACGTCGACAGGCTGGAGGAGGCCAAAACGGAGCTGCACAAAGTCACCAAGTTTGCGGAGAACCAGGGCACGCCGCTGCTGGTCATCGCCAACAAGCAGGATCTTCCCAAGTCGCTCGCGGTGGCGGACATTGAGAAGCAGCTGGCCCTGCATGAGCTGGCCCCCGCCACTGCCTACCACATCCAGCCGGCGTGCGCCATCATAGGCGAGGGGCTTCAAGAGGGCATGGACAAACTGTACGAGATGATCCTGAAGAGGAGAAAGTCCctgaaacagaagaagaagcggTAA